A single region of the Malaclemys terrapin pileata isolate rMalTer1 chromosome 4, rMalTer1.hap1, whole genome shotgun sequence genome encodes:
- the PIGR gene encoding polymeric immunoglobulin receptor isoform X1: MGKVKSLWQLSKKDFRRLGNQAFERKMTFLVFIFLLSFLQAESARVSSSSPIFGPRQVTGLLGGSVTVKCFYPRTSVNRHDRKYWCKESTRQCVTVISSSGYTAQDFAGRATITDFPEQGIFTIEISKLVEKDIGFYKCGIGLVNRGLSFRVKLDVSKGPNVPEEAELYYIELGGSVTINCAFGTEYGSERKYMCKMGKIGCSNVIDTYGNVNENYKGRVLLSPQELAGSFSLYITQMRKEDSGVYLCGVGAYGEKGESKELDVHVYQETSVPQGPHVINGVIGGSVSVECHYDPRGNYTIKYWCKWRKNGCNQLITNLASMIDSYEGRIVLHDNPENGTFTVIMNQLTAGDAGYYWCMTDGDMERKSTKELKIIDGQPGLTGLKKIDAVIGTQVTISCSYPCKYYSYQKYWCKWHNTGCQTLISSEQNQTGLVVNCDKEKRTLYLTFDQVIQTDQGWYWCGVSHSGHYGETMAVFLTVNGDAISPNAKSEDATISNTDSENSNDPQNRGGVIDNNSLPSSEEHDSSKVILSVLLPIAAVCLLLATVFVVVKFRLLKRTDLVSVGSYRTNISLSEFENSRDYGAKDNVGIRGAQETQLGGVDEFITTPGNAEGAEEPPKVKRGSKEEADIAYSTFLLQANKIAQGEA; the protein is encoded by the exons ATGGGCAAAGTGAAGAGCCTGTGGCAACTTTCAAAAAAGG ATTTCAGGAGATTGGGGAACCAGGCATTTGAAAGGAAAATGACTTTCTTGGTGTTCATCTTCTTGCTCTCCTTCCTCCAAGCTGAGTCTGCAAGAG TTTCAAGTTCAAGCCCCATATTCGGACCGAGGCAGGTGACCGGTTTGCTGGGAGGATCAGTTACTGTGAAATGCTTCTACCCTCGCACCAGTGTGAACCGACATGACAGAAAATACTGGTGCAAGGAATCAACACGGCAATGTGTGACCGTCATTTCTTCCAGTGGCTACACTGCTCAAGACTTCGCTGGCAGAGCGACAATCACAGACTTCCCAGAGCAAGGCATCTTCACCATTGAGATCTCAAAGCTAGTGGAAAAGGACATCGGCTTTTATAAATGTGGCATTGGTCTCGTAAATAGAGGTCTTTCCTTCAGAGTGAAGCTGGATGTTTCCAAGG GTCCAAACGTGCCCGAAGAAGCCGAACTCTATTACATCGAGCTGGGAGGTTCTGTGACCATCAACTGCGCATTTGGCACGGAATATGGTAGTGAGAGGAAGTACATGTGCAAAATGGGGAAAATCGGCTGCTCTAATGTCATCGATACCTACGGGAATGTTAACGAAAACTACAAAGGGAGAGTTTTGCTGAGCCCTCAGGAGCTTGCTGGGTCATTCAGCCTCTATATAACCCAGATGAGGAAAGAAGATTCAGGTGTCTATTTGTGTGGGGTTGGGGCTTACGGAGAGAAAGGAGAATCCAAAGAACTGGATGTGCATGTCTACCAAG AGACATCTGTCCCCCAGGGACCACACGTAATAAATGGAGTCATAGGAGGTTCAGTATCTGTCGAATGCCACTATGATCCACGGGGAAATTACACTATCAAGTACTGGTGCAAATGGAGGAAGAATGGATGCAATCAGTTAATAACCAACCTTGCGAGTATGATAGATTCGTATGAAGGAAGGATAGTCCTGCATGATAACCCGGAAAACGGAACATTCACGGTAATAATGAACCAGCTGACAGCAGGGGATGCAGGATATTACTGGTGTATGACGGATGGAGATATGGAAAGGAAATCTACGAAGGAGCTGAAGATTATAGATG GGCAACCTGGTTTAACAGGACTGAAAAAGATTGATGCAGTCATTGGTACACAGGTCACTATATCATGCTCTTATCCATGCAAATATTATTCTTACCAGAAATATTGGTGCAAGTGGCATAATACTGGCTGCCAAACTCTCATCTCCTCTGAGCAAAACCAAACCGGCCTGGTTGTCAACTGTGACAAGGAGAAGAGGACACTCTACCTAACTTTTGACCAAGTAATACAGACAGACCAAGGGTGGTATTGGTGTGGAGTGAGCCATTCTGGTCACTATGGGGAAACCATGGCAGTGTTTCTGACAGTAAATGGAG ATGCAATTTCTCCCAATGCAAAATCTGAAGATGCTACTATTTCCAACACAGACTCTGAAAATAGTAATGATCCCCAAAACAGAGGCGGGGTCATAGATAACAACTCTTTACCAAG CTCTGAGGAACATGACAGCTCTAAGGTGATTCTCTCAGTCCTGCTCCCCATTGCTGCTGTGTGTCTGCTCCTTGCTACAGTCTTTGTGGTTGTTAAATTTAGGCTCCTGAAGCGCACAG ATTTGGTTTCGGTTGGAAGCTACAGAACAAACATTAGCCTGTCAGAATTTGAGAACTCCAGAGATTATGGAGCGAAGGACAACGTGGGCATACGTGGTGCTCAGGAGACGCAGCTAGGAGGAGTGGATG AATTTATAACTACCCCTGGCAATGCTGAAGGTGCAGAAGAACCACCGAAGGTGAAAAGG GGCTCCAAGGAGGAAGCCGATATTGCTTACAGCACATTCCTGCTTCAAGCTAACAAAATAGCCCAGGGAGAGGCTTAG
- the PIGR gene encoding polymeric immunoglobulin receptor isoform X2 — MTFLVFIFLLSFLQAESARVSSSSPIFGPRQVTGLLGGSVTVKCFYPRTSVNRHDRKYWCKESTRQCVTVISSSGYTAQDFAGRATITDFPEQGIFTIEISKLVEKDIGFYKCGIGLVNRGLSFRVKLDVSKGPNVPEEAELYYIELGGSVTINCAFGTEYGSERKYMCKMGKIGCSNVIDTYGNVNENYKGRVLLSPQELAGSFSLYITQMRKEDSGVYLCGVGAYGEKGESKELDVHVYQETSVPQGPHVINGVIGGSVSVECHYDPRGNYTIKYWCKWRKNGCNQLITNLASMIDSYEGRIVLHDNPENGTFTVIMNQLTAGDAGYYWCMTDGDMERKSTKELKIIDGQPGLTGLKKIDAVIGTQVTISCSYPCKYYSYQKYWCKWHNTGCQTLISSEQNQTGLVVNCDKEKRTLYLTFDQVIQTDQGWYWCGVSHSGHYGETMAVFLTVNGDAISPNAKSEDATISNTDSENSNDPQNRGGVIDNNSLPSSEEHDSSKVILSVLLPIAAVCLLLATVFVVVKFRLLKRTDLVSVGSYRTNISLSEFENSRDYGAKDNVGIRGAQETQLGGVDEFITTPGNAEGAEEPPKVKRGSKEEADIAYSTFLLQANKIAQGEA, encoded by the exons ATGACTTTCTTGGTGTTCATCTTCTTGCTCTCCTTCCTCCAAGCTGAGTCTGCAAGAG TTTCAAGTTCAAGCCCCATATTCGGACCGAGGCAGGTGACCGGTTTGCTGGGAGGATCAGTTACTGTGAAATGCTTCTACCCTCGCACCAGTGTGAACCGACATGACAGAAAATACTGGTGCAAGGAATCAACACGGCAATGTGTGACCGTCATTTCTTCCAGTGGCTACACTGCTCAAGACTTCGCTGGCAGAGCGACAATCACAGACTTCCCAGAGCAAGGCATCTTCACCATTGAGATCTCAAAGCTAGTGGAAAAGGACATCGGCTTTTATAAATGTGGCATTGGTCTCGTAAATAGAGGTCTTTCCTTCAGAGTGAAGCTGGATGTTTCCAAGG GTCCAAACGTGCCCGAAGAAGCCGAACTCTATTACATCGAGCTGGGAGGTTCTGTGACCATCAACTGCGCATTTGGCACGGAATATGGTAGTGAGAGGAAGTACATGTGCAAAATGGGGAAAATCGGCTGCTCTAATGTCATCGATACCTACGGGAATGTTAACGAAAACTACAAAGGGAGAGTTTTGCTGAGCCCTCAGGAGCTTGCTGGGTCATTCAGCCTCTATATAACCCAGATGAGGAAAGAAGATTCAGGTGTCTATTTGTGTGGGGTTGGGGCTTACGGAGAGAAAGGAGAATCCAAAGAACTGGATGTGCATGTCTACCAAG AGACATCTGTCCCCCAGGGACCACACGTAATAAATGGAGTCATAGGAGGTTCAGTATCTGTCGAATGCCACTATGATCCACGGGGAAATTACACTATCAAGTACTGGTGCAAATGGAGGAAGAATGGATGCAATCAGTTAATAACCAACCTTGCGAGTATGATAGATTCGTATGAAGGAAGGATAGTCCTGCATGATAACCCGGAAAACGGAACATTCACGGTAATAATGAACCAGCTGACAGCAGGGGATGCAGGATATTACTGGTGTATGACGGATGGAGATATGGAAAGGAAATCTACGAAGGAGCTGAAGATTATAGATG GGCAACCTGGTTTAACAGGACTGAAAAAGATTGATGCAGTCATTGGTACACAGGTCACTATATCATGCTCTTATCCATGCAAATATTATTCTTACCAGAAATATTGGTGCAAGTGGCATAATACTGGCTGCCAAACTCTCATCTCCTCTGAGCAAAACCAAACCGGCCTGGTTGTCAACTGTGACAAGGAGAAGAGGACACTCTACCTAACTTTTGACCAAGTAATACAGACAGACCAAGGGTGGTATTGGTGTGGAGTGAGCCATTCTGGTCACTATGGGGAAACCATGGCAGTGTTTCTGACAGTAAATGGAG ATGCAATTTCTCCCAATGCAAAATCTGAAGATGCTACTATTTCCAACACAGACTCTGAAAATAGTAATGATCCCCAAAACAGAGGCGGGGTCATAGATAACAACTCTTTACCAAG CTCTGAGGAACATGACAGCTCTAAGGTGATTCTCTCAGTCCTGCTCCCCATTGCTGCTGTGTGTCTGCTCCTTGCTACAGTCTTTGTGGTTGTTAAATTTAGGCTCCTGAAGCGCACAG ATTTGGTTTCGGTTGGAAGCTACAGAACAAACATTAGCCTGTCAGAATTTGAGAACTCCAGAGATTATGGAGCGAAGGACAACGTGGGCATACGTGGTGCTCAGGAGACGCAGCTAGGAGGAGTGGATG AATTTATAACTACCCCTGGCAATGCTGAAGGTGCAGAAGAACCACCGAAGGTGAAAAGG GGCTCCAAGGAGGAAGCCGATATTGCTTACAGCACATTCCTGCTTCAAGCTAACAAAATAGCCCAGGGAGAGGCTTAG
- the LOC128835275 gene encoding small nuclear ribonucleoprotein F-like yields the protein MSSDHQSCDQCSVNLPLHPGLVYTGEKPRVAAVHSLVFTSYSVWMLCLPANSAASNFCFYRCLVPGRVTMSLPLNRKPFLNGLQGKPVMVKLKWGMEYKGYRVSVDGYTNMQLANTEEYIGGALSGHLGEVLISCNHVLCIRGVEEEDGEVRE from the coding sequence ATGTCATCTGATCATCAGTCCTGTGATCAATGCAGCGTAAACCTTCCTTTACAccctgggcttgtctacacgggggAAAAGCCCAGAGTAGCTGCTGTGCACTCGCTAGTGTTCACTAGCTACTCTGTGTGgatgctctgcctgcctgctaaCAGTGCTGcgagtaatttttgtttttaccGCTGCCTTGTGCCAGGCCGCGTTACCATGAGCTTGCCCCTGAACCGCAAGCCCTTCCTGAatgggctgcaggggaagccGGTGATGGTGAAACTGAAGTGGGGGATGGAGTACAAGGGCTACCGGGTGTCTGTCGATGGCTACACGAACATGCAGCTTGCAAACACAGAAGAATACATAGGTGGTGCATTGTCAGGACACCTTGGTGAAGTTTTGATAAGCTGTAACCACGTCCTGTGCATCAGAGGAGTAGAAGAAGAAGATGGAGAAGTGAGAGAATAA
- the FCMR gene encoding fas apoptotic inhibitory molecule 3 isoform X3, which produces MEFISMLLFLLQVSGAARRRIQVTGEVGGSVTIKCPVKDISSRKFWCRELETGACGTIISTTPYISENYRNRISITEAPQEEIFQITITRLEEEDTGLYMCGTGFVNDKGSGRSLQVELKVSNGNAPPRMGLLSAEPLRRDRPIVVPTESGNKGADAQGVTQPQMTNGARAKYTSYAAPGIKFPENTIITPADVIGTTVTNAASESITKGIPKTSRTIGYAHPRHTKRLLRSNYGNDVFQILIPILLIMLLLVASVIIVRKQLRGKKASSETYGIHQRLSALEHGQGHIPMENIYSVLPRRLEGADRNSSHVPHDSYHCRIDL; this is translated from the exons ATGGAGTTCATCAGTATGTTACTTTTCTTGCTGCAAG TTTCAGGTGCAGCAAGACGACGCATTCAAGTGACTGGTGAGGTTGGAGGATCCGTCACCATAAAGTGTCCTGTGAAGGACATTTCCAGTCGAAAATTCTGGTGCAGGGAGCTCGAGACAGGGGCCTGTGGCACCATCATCTCCACCACTCCATACATCAGTGAGAATTACAGGAATAGAATATCCATCACCGAGGCGCCTCAGGAAGAAATATTTCAAATTACAATCACAAGGCTGGAAGAGGAGGACACGGGGCTGTACATGTGTGGGACAGGATTTGTAAATGACaaaggcagtggaaggtccctcCAAGTGGAGCTGAAGGTTTCTAATG GGAATGCTCCCCCCAGAATGGGCCTGTTGTCTGCTGAACCCCTGAGACGCGACAGACCTATTGTGGTACCAACAGAGTCTGGCAACAAAGGTGCTGACGCTCAAG GAGTCACACAACCACAGATGACTAATGGAGCACGGGCAAAATATACCTCCTATGCTGCACCTGGCATCAAATTCCCTGAAAATACCATAATTACGCCTGCAGACGTCATTGGCACCACTGTTACCAATGCAGCGTCTGAAAGTATAacaaaggggattccaaagactTCCAGGACAATCGGCTATGCACATCCCAGGCATACAAAGCG CCTCTTGAGAAGCAATTATGGGAATGATGTCTTTCAAATCCTGATACCAATTCTCCTGATAATGCTGCTGCTTGTGGCTTCTGTGATAATTGTTAGAAAACAGCTACGAGGGAAGAAAG CTTCCAGTGAAACCTATGGAATACATCAGAGGTTGAGTGCGCTCGAACATGGCCAAGGGCACATTCCAATGGAAAATATCTACAGCGTGTTACCCCGCAGGCTCGAGGGAGCTGACAGGAACA GTTCTCATGTACCTCATGACTCATATCACTGCAGAATTGACTTATAA
- the FCMR gene encoding fas apoptotic inhibitory molecule 3 isoform X2: MEFISMLLFLLQVSGAARRRIQVTGEVGGSVTIKCPVKDISSRKFWCRELETGACGTIISTTPYISENYRNRISITEAPQEEIFQITITRLEEEDTGLYMCGTGFVNDKGSGRSLQVELKVSNGNAPPRMGLLSAEPLRRDRPIVVPTESGNKGADAQGVTQPQMTNGARAKYTSYAAPGIKFPENTIITPADVIGTTVTNAASESITKGIPKTSRTIGYAHPRHTKRLLRSNYGNDVFQILIPILLIMLLLVASVIIVRKQLRGKKAASSETYGIHQRLSALEHGQGHIPMENIYSVLPRRLEGADRNSSHVPHDSYHCRIDL; this comes from the exons ATGGAGTTCATCAGTATGTTACTTTTCTTGCTGCAAG TTTCAGGTGCAGCAAGACGACGCATTCAAGTGACTGGTGAGGTTGGAGGATCCGTCACCATAAAGTGTCCTGTGAAGGACATTTCCAGTCGAAAATTCTGGTGCAGGGAGCTCGAGACAGGGGCCTGTGGCACCATCATCTCCACCACTCCATACATCAGTGAGAATTACAGGAATAGAATATCCATCACCGAGGCGCCTCAGGAAGAAATATTTCAAATTACAATCACAAGGCTGGAAGAGGAGGACACGGGGCTGTACATGTGTGGGACAGGATTTGTAAATGACaaaggcagtggaaggtccctcCAAGTGGAGCTGAAGGTTTCTAATG GGAATGCTCCCCCCAGAATGGGCCTGTTGTCTGCTGAACCCCTGAGACGCGACAGACCTATTGTGGTACCAACAGAGTCTGGCAACAAAGGTGCTGACGCTCAAG GAGTCACACAACCACAGATGACTAATGGAGCACGGGCAAAATATACCTCCTATGCTGCACCTGGCATCAAATTCCCTGAAAATACCATAATTACGCCTGCAGACGTCATTGGCACCACTGTTACCAATGCAGCGTCTGAAAGTATAacaaaggggattccaaagactTCCAGGACAATCGGCTATGCACATCCCAGGCATACAAAGCG CCTCTTGAGAAGCAATTATGGGAATGATGTCTTTCAAATCCTGATACCAATTCTCCTGATAATGCTGCTGCTTGTGGCTTCTGTGATAATTGTTAGAAAACAGCTACGAGGGAAGAAAG CAGCTTCCAGTGAAACCTATGGAATACATCAGAGGTTGAGTGCGCTCGAACATGGCCAAGGGCACATTCCAATGGAAAATATCTACAGCGTGTTACCCCGCAGGCTCGAGGGAGCTGACAGGAACA GTTCTCATGTACCTCATGACTCATATCACTGCAGAATTGACTTATAA
- the FCMR gene encoding fas apoptotic inhibitory molecule 3 isoform X1 → MEFISMLLFLLQVSGAARRRIQVTGEVGGSVTIKCPVKDISSRKFWCRELETGACGTIISTTPYISENYRNRISITEAPQEEIFQITITRLEEEDTGLYMCGTGFVNDKGSGRSLQVELKVSNGNAPPRMGLLSAEPLRRDRPIVVPTESGNKGADAQGVTQPQMTNGARAKYTSYAAPGIKFPENTIITPADVIGTTVTNAASESITKGIPKTSRTIGYAHPRHTKRLLRSNYGNDVFQILIPILLIMLLLVASVIIVRKQLRGKKGITIYMFGCFGEAASSETYGIHQRLSALEHGQGHIPMENIYSVLPRRLEGADRNSSHVPHDSYHCRIDL, encoded by the exons ATGGAGTTCATCAGTATGTTACTTTTCTTGCTGCAAG TTTCAGGTGCAGCAAGACGACGCATTCAAGTGACTGGTGAGGTTGGAGGATCCGTCACCATAAAGTGTCCTGTGAAGGACATTTCCAGTCGAAAATTCTGGTGCAGGGAGCTCGAGACAGGGGCCTGTGGCACCATCATCTCCACCACTCCATACATCAGTGAGAATTACAGGAATAGAATATCCATCACCGAGGCGCCTCAGGAAGAAATATTTCAAATTACAATCACAAGGCTGGAAGAGGAGGACACGGGGCTGTACATGTGTGGGACAGGATTTGTAAATGACaaaggcagtggaaggtccctcCAAGTGGAGCTGAAGGTTTCTAATG GGAATGCTCCCCCCAGAATGGGCCTGTTGTCTGCTGAACCCCTGAGACGCGACAGACCTATTGTGGTACCAACAGAGTCTGGCAACAAAGGTGCTGACGCTCAAG GAGTCACACAACCACAGATGACTAATGGAGCACGGGCAAAATATACCTCCTATGCTGCACCTGGCATCAAATTCCCTGAAAATACCATAATTACGCCTGCAGACGTCATTGGCACCACTGTTACCAATGCAGCGTCTGAAAGTATAacaaaggggattccaaagactTCCAGGACAATCGGCTATGCACATCCCAGGCATACAAAGCG CCTCTTGAGAAGCAATTATGGGAATGATGTCTTTCAAATCCTGATACCAATTCTCCTGATAATGCTGCTGCTTGTGGCTTCTGTGATAATTGTTAGAAAACAGCTACGAGGGAAGAAAG GCATTACAATCTACATGTTTGGATGTTTTGGAGAAGCAGCTTCCAGTGAAACCTATGGAATACATCAGAGGTTGAGTGCGCTCGAACATGGCCAAGGGCACATTCCAATGGAAAATATCTACAGCGTGTTACCCCGCAGGCTCGAGGGAGCTGACAGGAACA GTTCTCATGTACCTCATGACTCATATCACTGCAGAATTGACTTATAA